In Erigeron canadensis isolate Cc75 chromosome 1, C_canadensis_v1, whole genome shotgun sequence, a single window of DNA contains:
- the LOC122584690 gene encoding cysteine-rich receptor-like protein kinase 2, protein MKRAADIAMIFIGLIVILQIATKADAAARSQIIRQICDNQLENNQTQFVPNFVKTTDLLGAEIRSSFIGTAHVGTGPDTNYGLAQCYGDLTTEDCILCYAEARTVLPSCYPKNGGRIFLDGCFLRLQNYSFYEEDLGPNDIFICGKTTNNNRLFGNTVTRAVTNAATDASRRNEYFGREQMQVPNTRNEYVYVLADCWRTLNQSSCKSCLQNASATILKCLPTSEGRVLNTGCFMRYSDTNFLNPLAITSSSSQRGKIIAIVVSVVSSVTVLTVAVMIALCIYKRKYIQKKRKGSFIDAKKLAKILNDSRLNFKYSTLDKATENWSESNKIGQGGFGTVYKGVLPDGREIAVKRLFFNNRFRAADFYNEVNMINSLEHKNLVRLLGCSCSGPESLLVYEYLPNMSLNLFIFGDETKRKTLNWEKRFDIIIGTAEGLVYLHENSKTRIVHRDIKAANILLDLRFRAKIADFGLARSFQDDKSHISTAIAGTLGYMAPEYLAHGQLTEKADVYSFGVLLMEVVTGMENSRNETTEYTDSLVSIIWKHFKRGTVAEVFDPNLMMHVYPNINFQKDALKVIHIGLLCIQEDPSLRPSMPKALRMLANDDELLPVPSNPPFINEETMEFNITQKLLGDDDSSSVATISHDLFYPR, encoded by the exons ATGAAGAGAGCAGCAGACATAGCTATGATTTTCATTGGTTTGATAGTAATTCTACAAATAGCAACAAAAGCAGACGCGGCGGCCAGATCCCAAATCATCAGACAGATTTGTGATAATCAGTTAGAGAACAATCAAACTCAATTCGTCCCAAACTTTGTCAAAACAACGGATTTGCTTGGTGCTGAAATACGAAGCTCATTTATTGGAACAGCCCATGTGGGTACTGGACCCGATACCAACTATGGGCTAGCCCAATGTTACGGTGATCTTACTACAGAAGACTGCATCTTATGCTACGCTGAAGCTCGAACTGTTCTTCCCAGTTGCTATCCCAAAAACGGTGGGCGAATTTTCCTTGATGGTTGCTTTTTACGGCTCCAAAACTATAGCTTCTACGAAGAGGATTTAGGGCCCAATGACATTTTTATCTGTGGGAAGACAACAAACAATAATAGATTGTTTGGAAATACAGTAACGCGTGCAGTGACTAACGCTGCAACGGATGCGTCAAGAAGGAATGAGTATTTTGGCAGGGAGCAGATGCAGGTGCCTAATACTAGAAATGAGTATGTATACGTACTTGCAGACTGCTGGAGAACTTTGAATCAAAGCTCTTGTAAGTCATGTTTGCAGAATGCATCCGCAACGATATTGAAATGCTTGCCCACATCTGAGGGTCGTGTATTGAACACGGGCTGTTTCATGAGGTATTCTGACACCAATTTCCTCAACCCTCTAGCAATCACGAGCAGCTCTAGCCAACGAG GAAAGATCATAGCTATAGTTGTTTCCGTTGTTAGTTCTGTGACGGTTTTAACAGTGGCTGTAATGATTGCATTATGTATTTATAAACGAAAATATATacagaagaaaagaaaag GTTCTTTTATCGATGCCAAGAAACTTGCAAAGATACTTAACGACAGTAGATTAAACTTCAAATACTCCACTCTTGATAAAGCCACAGAAAACTGGAGTGAGTCCAATAAGATCGGGCAAGGAGGATTTGGGACTGTCTACAAG ggGGTTCTCCCAGATGGACGCGAAATAGCTGTGAAGAGGCTTTTCTTCAACAATAGATTCAGAGCAGCAGatttttacaatgaagttaacATGATTAACAGTCTTGAACACAAAAATCTGGTCAGACTATTAGGATGCAGCTGTTCAGGACCTGAAAGCCTTCTTGTATATGAATATTTACCCAACATGAGCCTCAACCTCTTCATTTTTGGGG ATGAAACAAAGCGAAAGACCTTAAATTGGGAGAAAAGGTTTGATATTATCATTGGTACAGCAGAAGGCCTGGTTTACCTTCATGAGAATTCAAAAACCCGTATTGTTCATAGGGATATTAAAGCTGCTAACATCTTGCTGGATTTGAGATTTCGAGCTAAAATAGCTGATTTTGGGCTTGCCAGATCTTTTCAAGATGATAAGAGTCACATTAGCACCGCCATTGCAGGAACACT TGGATATATGGCTCCAGAGTACCTAGCCCATGGTCAATTAACCGAAAAGGCAGATGTCTATAGTTTTGGTGTCTTACTGATGGAGGTAGTCACTGGAATGGAAAACAGCAGAAATGAAACCACAGAATATACCGACAGCTTAGTGTCTATT ATATGGAAGCATTTCAAGCGAGGGACAGTAGCAGAAGTTTTCGACCCGAATCTAATGATGCATGTTTACCCTAACATAAATTTCCAAAAGGATGCCTTAAAAGTGATACACATCGGACTACTTTGCATTCAAGAAGATCCATCTTTAAGACCATCCATGCCAAAGGCACTTAGAATGTTAGCAAATGATGATGAACTGCTACCTGTCCCCTCTAATCCTCCTTTTATAAACGAGGAAACGATGGAATTCAACATTACACAAAAGTTATTGGGTGACGATGATTCTAGCTCAGTTGCCACGATTTCCCATGACCTTTTTTACCCAAGGTGA
- the LOC122585572 gene encoding F-box protein At4g18380-like yields the protein MKKAVDSGSPFSQLPDDIVVQIYNKIMDLKTLCYCQLISKHLGSMVFQADTISFNVPLPVDYENMNTCNDIKLEFDLFCLPDQEESSASDLDSDPAPVLGSDSFASAIKFIKRFMKLKSMCFPSYVNVVPDGVSLFKWKIELGTRVDSLVIQALNTDGVLDTEEEGSYEERKDTDEDEEEKDNKSNKYYKTCCCLMDVVDRLKKLLGCTVEFPLLEEIFIMDSNERGFGTLSGGEIVELRKLLYSYGTSESFILVYNISIL from the coding sequence ATGAAGAAAGCCGTAGACTCCGGTTCCCCATTCAGCCAATTACCAGACGATATTGTTGTTCagatttataacaaaataatggATTTGAAAACCCTATGCTATTGTCAACTCATTTCTAAACATTTAGGTTCGATGGTCTTTCAGGCTGACACTATTTCATTCAATGTTCCTCTTCCAGTTGACTATGAAAACATGAATACTTGTAATGACATAAAACTCGAATTCGATTTATTTTGCTTACCCGATCAAGAGGAGTCCTCCGCAAGTGATCTTGATTCTGATCCTGCTCCTGTTTTAGGATCAGATTCCTTTGCGTCTGCCATTAAGTTTATCAAGAGGTTTATGAAGCTAAAGTCTATGTGCTTCCCGTCTTATGTTAATGTTGTGCCTGATGGCGTTTCTTTGTTCAAGTGGAAGATTGAGCTTGGTACTAGAGTTGACTCGTTGGTAATTCAGGCACTGAATACGGACGGTGTTTTAGATACAGAAGAAGAGGGTTCATATGAAGAACGAAAAGACACAGATGAAgacgaagaagaaaaagataacaaatcaaataaatattacaaGACTTGCTGTTGTTTGATGGATGTGGTTGATAGGTTAAAGAAGTTATTGGGTTGCACTGTCGAGTTTCCGCTGTTGGAAGAGATTTTCATTATGGATTCCAATGAAAGGGGGTTTGGAACTCTTAGTGGTGGAGAAATTGTTGAGTTGAGGAAGTTGCTATATTCGTATGGAACTAGTGAGTCatttatacttgtatataaCATTTCAATATTGTGA